One window of Streptococcus troglodytae genomic DNA carries:
- a CDS encoding DUF4651 domain-containing protein encodes MESKNFKLASSACLIGIGGAVLFGAVVKKQLEERKRERIKAELRQFFNQLGEIAVLYVNEFESDKDTIRGGLVMNDDTIYLFTYENGQISYEEDKRDCSKNV; translated from the coding sequence ATGGAAAGTAAAAACTTCAAACTTGCTTCAAGTGCTTGTCTTATAGGAATAGGCGGAGCAGTTTTGTTTGGAGCGGTTGTAAAAAAACAATTGGAAGAAAGAAAGCGTGAACGTATTAAGGCAGAGCTTCGCCAGTTTTTTAATCAGTTGGGTGAGATTGCTGTCCTCTACGTCAATGAATTTGAATCTGACAAGGATACGATACGAGGTGGTCTTGTCATGAATGATGATACTATCTATCTCTTTACTTATGAGAATGGTCAGATAAGCTATGAGGAGGATAAACGTGATTGTTCCAAAAACGTATGA
- a CDS encoding thioredoxin family protein: MIVPKTYEELAAYLEKPDKLVLFFTADWCPDCQFIYPAMPKIELANPDFLFLRVDRDNFMEIAQRWHIFGIPSFVVVENGKEIGRLVNKSRKTQAEINSFLAELTEEKL; this comes from the coding sequence GTGATTGTTCCAAAAACGTATGAAGAATTGGCTGCTTATCTTGAAAAGCCTGACAAGCTTGTCCTTTTCTTTACAGCAGATTGGTGTCCTGATTGTCAATTTATCTACCCAGCCATGCCTAAAATTGAGCTGGCAAATCCAGACTTTCTTTTTCTTCGTGTAGACCGTGATAATTTCATGGAAATCGCGCAGCGCTGGCATATTTTTGGTATTCCAAGTTTTGTTGTTGTAGAAAATGGTAAAGAAATTGGCCGTTTAGTCAATAAATCACGTAAAACACAAGCAGAGATTAACAGCTTTTTGGCTGAATTAACCGAGGAGAAATTATGA
- the ytpR gene encoding YtpR family tRNA-binding protein has product MIFTYNKEHVGDVLMVIVKDSKGAKLDCERKGKVTRIFLEKNKETVAWNIFAVSNLLELNGNGQVFLTDEELAVLNAELAKEGFEEKLENDAAAKFVVGEIVKIVAHPDSDHLNICQVKIAEDKTVQIVAGAPNARLGLKTIVALPGAMMPNGSLIFSGNLRGEKSCGMMCSPRELALPKAPKKRGIIELSTDTVIGQAFDAEKHWKG; this is encoded by the coding sequence ATGATTTTTACATATAATAAAGAACACGTTGGAGATGTCCTTATGGTTATTGTTAAAGATAGTAAGGGCGCAAAGTTAGACTGTGAACGCAAGGGCAAGGTGACTCGTATTTTTCTTGAAAAAAATAAGGAGACAGTGGCCTGGAATATTTTTGCGGTATCAAATTTGCTTGAGCTTAATGGCAATGGACAGGTATTTTTGACAGATGAAGAGCTGGCGGTTTTAAATGCTGAACTTGCCAAAGAAGGTTTTGAAGAAAAACTAGAAAATGATGCCGCAGCTAAGTTTGTTGTTGGTGAAATTGTAAAAATAGTTGCTCATCCAGATAGTGATCATCTTAATATTTGTCAAGTTAAAATTGCTGAGGACAAGACTGTCCAAATTGTTGCCGGTGCACCAAATGCCAGACTAGGATTGAAAACCATTGTCGCTCTGCCAGGTGCGATGATGCCAAACGGTAGCCTTATTTTTTCAGGCAATCTGCGTGGCGAAAAGAGCTGTGGTATGATGTGTTCTCCTCGCGAGTTGGCTTTGCCTAAAGCTCCTAAAAAACGTGGGATTATTGAATTAAGTACAGACACTGTTATAGGCCAAGCTTTTGACGCTGAGAAACATTGGAAGGGGTGA
- a CDS encoding MarR family winged helix-turn-helix transcriptional regulator, with product MTILELEDSWGFQISKIAQEMDSQFSKKLAKYDIGSREYGILLTIHQYALLTQLKIGELNKVDRTTIGQLVDLLERKDFVVRQKNPKDRRQNLLALTKTGGSLVEEMWQEMKEIEKDVLKHLSAKQKETLLTMVKAIKEGELN from the coding sequence GTGACTATATTGGAGTTAGAAGATTCTTGGGGATTTCAGATTAGTAAGATTGCTCAAGAGATGGACAGTCAATTTTCGAAGAAGTTAGCAAAATATGATATCGGTTCCAGAGAATACGGTATTTTGTTGACAATCCATCAATATGCACTATTAACACAGCTTAAGATTGGTGAACTGAACAAGGTTGATCGTACGACAATTGGGCAGCTTGTTGATTTATTAGAAAGAAAAGACTTTGTGGTAAGACAAAAGAATCCAAAAGATAGACGGCAAAATTTATTGGCTTTAACTAAAACAGGGGGCTCTTTGGTCGAAGAAATGTGGCAGGAAATGAAAGAGATAGAAAAAGACGTTCTTAAGCATTTGTCTGCTAAGCAAAAAGAAACGCTTTTAACGATGGTAAAAGCGATTAAGGAAGGAGAGTTGAACTGA